AAAGATAAAGAATTATAAAAGATTAATTAAGAAAACGAATCAAAATCGATGGCGAACGAGTCATAGAAAAAAAGCAATCTTTTGAGACAGAAAAGCCCCCTCTTTTTGATGTAAAAGAGAGGGCTTTTCATTTATATCAGAATCGAATATTTTTGATATAAACTTACGTACTCATTGCATCTATCTTCTTAAAAAATAAAAGGATGGATAGGCTACACTTGGTTGGAAAATAAAATTAAAGTCTTGTAAAATTTGAATGAAGAATAAAAAAGGAGAATTCCAATGGAACGGAATAAAAATATTGATATAAGTGTTTGAATCTTTCCCTTTTATTTGTATGAGTTGGGATTGTCATACGCAGCAATAGGGACTCTTTATTATGAAGGATAATCATTTTTTACCATTCTCAGTAGGGATTATAAAAAACAAGAAAAAGGTTATAAACATCGTTAGGATGATCAGTAGAATTTTAACCATTTGTATCGGAACAAAGTAAATCGAAATTCCCATTAACAAATAGATGTTCGCTGCTATCTTCCATTTACGTTTGAAAGGAATAGTTCCCGTCTCTACATAATCAGCAACATATATTTTATATAACGTTGTTTCCTTTAACCAAACATCAAATCGCTTAGAGCCTCTTGCAAAACAATAGGCGCTGAGTAGCAGAAAGGGAGTCGTTGGTAAAATAGGAAGGATTACTCCAATTGAACCTAAGCCAAAAGATAGAAATCCTACTGTTATCAAAAGACCTTTTTTCAATATCTCATCCTTCTTTCTGGATTATTTTTCTTCACAATCGTATCGTATCTTTCTCCTATTCTCAAGGAAACATTTTAATATTGAAGAGATTTATTTTATTATACAAAACATTATTTTTATTAAAAGATAAATAAAAACGGCACTCCACAAGTGAAAATACTTGTAGAGTGCCGTTTTTGAAATGATTGATACAAAATTCTCAATAGAGTTATTTTATAAAGTAGATAAAAAAGATGAAGAAATACCATCTAGGATTATAGGGTGGAATGATTTTGTGAAACGGCCCGCTACCAACCTTTTATAAAAATAACGTCACATACTTTTTTTCTTTCATCAATTACGGTTGGTATTTCTTGAAAAATAATGAAAGAAATAGGGAAACTAGATAAAGAGGTTGATAGTAATTAGCGGACTCATATGTAGCTAATCATTAATTGATAGGTGGTATTTTCTTCAATCAGCTTATTTTGTTTGACGATTAATATCTAATTCTGTTTCATAAGCGGGTGATTTTTTATGAAATAGATACTCTCCGTTGCGAATAGAAGCCAAACACTCAACACGGCGACGTTGTGCTTCAAAAGGATTAGGAGCATCTAAGACAATAAAGTTTGCAGGTTTTCCTTCATCTAAACCGTAACGATCTTCTATTTGCATTAATTTTGCTCCGTTGTAAGTAATCAAGTCAAAATTACGAGGGAAGTCTTGTTCTCGCATGAGTTGTGTTGCATGTAATCCGTTATCTAAAATATTCATCAAGTTTCCCGATCCAGCCGGATACCACAAATCAACGATCGAGTCTTGACCGAAAGCAACGTTAATATCATGATCAACAAACTCTTTTACTCGAGTCAACCCACGTCGTTTTGGATAAGTATCTTGACGTCCCTGTAAGAATAAATTTTCAGTTGGACAGGCAACAAAATTGATTCCTGACTTGCGGAATAAACCCATCATTCGAAAAGCGTATGAATCGTCTACAGATCCAAATGAACAGGTATGAGAAGCGGTAGTTGATTTTCCATACCCTTGTTTCATTACTTCCGCGTTTAGTATTTCTACAAATCGAGATTGGACATCATCTGTCTCGTCACAATGTACATCAATTAACTTGTTATATTTAATAGCAAGACGAACGATTTCTTTAACAGATTCTTTTCCTTCTTCGGAACTCCATTCATTATGAGGAATACCACCCACACAATCTGCTCCTAATTGTAAGGCTTCTTCAACTAGGTCACGACCGGACTTCCCTTCTTCATTATAAGAATACATACCATTTTGTGGGAAAGCGACTACTTGAATGGTGATATTATCTTTTAATTCATCTCGTACCTCCAATGCAGCTTTGATTCCTGTTAAGTTAGGGTCCGTACAATCTGTTTGTGCTCGAATGAATTGTGTACCATAAGAAGCTACATCATGAACGGCTCGGCGAATACGTTCTTTCATTTCTTCTTTCGTAGTTCCTTTTTTATAGTCATTCCACAAATCAATCGCTTCAAATAAAGTTCCGGATTCATTTTTAATTTTATCGTCTTGACCAGTAAAGTAGTAGTCTAAGTGTAAATGAGAGTCTACGTAAGGAGGTAATACTAAACGTCCCTGTAAGTCGATTGTCTCATCTGCTTCACCTACATTATTTCCGATTGCTACAAATTTTCCATCTTCTACTAAAATTTCAGAAGCATGGTCATGTTTGTAGATTGTAGCGTTGATAAACTTTTTCTTCATTTTTTTGACCTCCACATTTTTCTAAATCAACTTTACACCGTTTGTTATGTTATTTCAAATGATTAGTGAAAAGTCTCTATTGAACATTTTTTTAAAAGAACTTTAAAGGGCGTCTTTTAAACAGAACGATCTGAATCATTTTTATATTTTTTCAAATCTAAAGCAACTTCTCGAAAATGAGTCATTTGATTATTTATATTAGTACGTAATACAGTTAATTCCTGTTGGGTCAATTGTTTCTCTTTTACCACCTGTTTCCCGTCAATTATTACATCTCGTACGTTGCCAGAATTTGCTGAATAAACTAATGCAGAATAGGCATCAAAAATGGGGAACATATTAACTGAATCGGTTTCTACTAACACAAAATCGGCTTTTTTCCCTTTTTCTAATGATCCAATTTGATGGTCTAAACCAATAGCTTCAGCACCACCGATGGTTGCTAATCGAACAATATCGCGTGCTGGAAAAGCAGAGCGATCTTTCAGCGTTGTTTTATGAAAATTAGCAAACATTCTCATCTGAGTAAATAAATCTAAGGTGTTACCGCTACTAGGACCATCCGTTCCTAAGCCCAGTCTTAGTCCAGCCTCTAGCATTTTTTGAACGGGTGCTACTCCTTTAGCTGATTTAGTATTAGCACCGATACAGTGAGCAACTGCAACTTTGTTATTTTTAAGAATTTCAATATCCTCATCCGTGAAAAAAATACCATGAGCAGCAATCACTTTTTCATCTAAAACACCTAAATCAGCTAAGTATGCAACGGGCGTTTTACCGTGTTCATCTGCATACTTACGCATTTCAAAGTCCATTTCACTTAAATGAATCGTAAAAGGAACATCATATTTACGAGCGATACGAGAAGCCTCCTTTAAAGAAGAATCTGTATTTGTATAAGGAGCGTGAGGTGCAATTGCGGGAGTAATTCGTTCGTGACCGATCCACTTCGAAATAAATGTTTCTGAATAAGCTAACCCACCAAATGGCTCCGTCACATCGCAGGCGTTCTCTAAAATTGTCTCTCCTAAAATGGCACGAGAGCCCATTTCATCTGTAGCCTTCGCAAGTTCATCTTCAAAATAATACATATCTAGAAAGGTAGTTATACCTGCTAATTGCATTTCAGCAATGGCATATTTCCCGCTATGATAAGCTAACTCTTTGGTCATACAGGCATTTTCTAATGGAAACAAAAAGCGCGTGAGACGGTCAGGGGTATCATCACCTAGTGAACGGAAAGGAATCATCCCAATATGTGTATGTGTGTTCACCATTCCGGGTAGAGCAATAGCTCCTTCCCCATCTATAACGGTTATATCTAAATCAAGAGGTGCATCTAACATAGAACCGGTTTCCAGAATAAGTTGATCTTCAAAAAGAATATAGCCAGAAGAATACTCATTAAAATCAGCATCCATGGTCAAAACGTGTATATTCGTAACTAATGTCTTCATTCTTTTCCCTCTATCAATGGAACAAGAGCATGTGTATGGACATCCATCATTCCAAAATCGGTAATTTTAAGCTGAGGAGAAACAGGTAAAGAAAGGGTAGAAAAGGACATGATTTCATTCGTATTTCGATAGCCTAAATCAACCATCGCTTGTCGAACGTTTTTCAATTGATTTCCTAGCGTATAGACATTTTCATCGCTCAAAATACCGCCTATGGGTAGGGGACAGCTAGCTGAAAGTTCACCATTTTTGCTAACCACATAGCCACCTTTTAAATCTAAGATCTTGTGTTGTGCAAGTAGAATATCTTCAATAGAAGTTCCCATCACCATTAAGTTATGGTGATCATGAGCCCACGTCGTTGCAACGGCTCCTTTTTCTTTCAAAGAATGTTCTATTAGACCATATCCAATATTCCCATTCTTGCCATATCGTTCCATGACCATAATTAAAGAAAGACCGCTATTTTCCCAATCAAGGATTCCATTTATAACTGGGATTTCTCGTTGAACATGTTCTGTAAATGTCCCGATTTCTTGGATTTGAATGACGTTACAAGTCACAGAATCTTGATTTCCATCTACATGAATTTCTAAATCTTTATTAGTTAATGGTTTGCAATGGATGCTATCATAAAAATAGTCGGGGAATTTTGGTTTCGTTAGAGGATAAACGATTTTATCTTCTCGTTGATGGACACATCTTCCCTTTTTATATACAGAGTCAATCCCTATTGTTTCCAAGTCATCTAAGATGATGAAATCAGCTAAAAATCCAGAAGCAATTGCGCCTCGATCTTGTAACCCCATCCGACGAGCAGGAGTATACGTTGTAGTATAAATAGCTTCTTCAACTGGCATTCCACATGCTACTGCTAAACGTACATTTTCATCGAGATGACCTTTTAATAAATCGTCTGCCATAATATCATCTGTAATAATCGCAATGTGCTCATACAAATCGTAATCTACTACTGTTTGAATATTTTCTGGAGTAATTGATTTTTTTTGTAGTTCTAAAAAGACGCCACTACTTACCTTTTCTAAGATTGATTCCGGTGTTTGTTGTGTATGATCTGCCGTAAGACCTGCATGCATGAATTTAGCTAGTGTTTCTCCTGACACTCGAGGAATATGTCCTTCTAATGGCATTAACGGCTTTAATTCTTGAACTTTTTTCAAAATTTGACGGATAAGAGAATTTGGTTCATCTGTTATTCCTTTAAAGTTCATTGCTTCCCCTAAAGCAATCACTTTAGGGTGTTCTAAAAGTGAAGCTACTTCATTTAAACCAATTAATCCGCCGGTTGTTTCAAGTTCAGGTGTGGTGGAAGGAACGGATGAAGGAATGGCATAAAAGATATCTAAATCTGTTTTTTCTTGCATAAACGCTTCTATTCCTGCTTGTCCGAATACATTAGCAATTTCATGGGAATCAGCTACAACGGTAGTAATTCCATAGGAAAGAGCTACTCCTGAAAAAATAGAAGGAGGAATCATAGAACTTTCAATGTGCATATGAATATCAATGAATCCTGGAACAATAAACTTTCCTTCCACATCCAAAATTTCTGTGGGCTCGAGCTCACGCAAGCTTGCTTCGCTCACGTAATAGAATTTCTCATTAGCAATGGCTATGTTTTTCTTTTCAAATGTTTTTCTAAAAACATTAAATACAAAAGCATTTTCTAGTAATAAATCAATTTTCATCGTATTCTCCTTTTTTTAACAAAATTAAAAATAAAAGCCGGAACAGGAGTCCCGGCAAAAGCTGCTAGTTGAGACAGCAGAAATTTTTATTGGTTTAAAGTTTGATTCCATTGTGAAATCCACTGTTCTAAATTAGTATTTACGAAAGTATAGTCAATTGCTTTAGCGCGTTGAGCGATATCACCATACGTTTTGTTTTCAGCCACTTCATCATCTAACTCTACATCTTTATTCGTTGGTGCTTCGTTTAAAGAAGCAGCGGTTGTCGTTTGAAGTTCTTGACTTAATTTCCAATTGATAAATTCATAAGCTAACTCTTTGTTCTCAGAAGACACTGCGACGTTTAGTGTGTTGAAGTTTGCATAGGTACCAGATTCAGGAACCAAGTACTCTACGTCAGGGTTTGCTCCTGAAATGATTGGGTAGGCAAAGTCACCAACTACAGCAGCAACTATTTCACCAGATTGGAATAAATTAGCTAAATCAGAAGATTTTGTATATGTTTTTGTAATGTTCGGTTTCAATTCATTTAGTGCTTCGAATGCTGCAGCACCATCATCAGTAGTGATGTCCACACCTTTAAAGTCACTTGCCACGTGGAGCATAGCAGGACCAAATGTAGTAGTGATATCAGGAATAGAAATTTTTCCAGCTAAAGAAGGATCCCATAAGTCAGACCATTCATTGATTTCCATGCCAGCAGCTTCCTCATTGTAGATAATTCCAATACTATTCATGGTGTAAGGTGCCCCAGATGTTGCTACTGCATCCATGGCGCCATCTACTAAGTTTGCTAGGTTGGGTACTTTTGTTTCATCTAACGTTTCAAATAAACCTTCTTCTACACCAGTAGCTGCATTGGCTTGGGAAAGCTCAATCACATCGATAGTAGAATTTGGATTATTTTGTAGTTTTGTAAAACGTTCTCCGGAATTACCTACTTCATAAACAAGTTCTATTCCTTTATCTTTTTTAAATGGTTGAAAAATATCACGGTCAATAATGTCTTCGCTTAATGCAAAGGTAGAAACAACTAAGTTCCCATCATTGTTTGCTGTACTTGAATCAGAACCTTCGTTTGAATTCGTACTTCCACAAGCTGCTAATAACGCAACGGTTGCAAGAGATAGAGTAGCTGTTTTCCAATTTTTCATGATGAATACATTCTCCTTTTTGAAGCTATTTTTTTAAAGATATCAAACAAGAATTAATTTTTCAGGTGTCAAAAATAAAGTTACTTTGTCTCCAGCATGGTAGGTATTTGCATTTTCATCGTTGACCAACAAGTTGCCTAAAGAGGTGCTAACTTCATACTGATAGCTCTTCCCTAAAAACGTACGAATGAGAACAGTTCCCTCAATTTTATTTTCTCCTAAACCGTGGGGGGAAGCATCTGAATATCATCAGGTCGAATCGTTCCTTTTACCTGTTCTTGATCAGATGTTTGGGAACTTTGGAAAAGGGAGCCGTCTTCTGCTACATAATGATGATCATTTTCTTTTGTTAAATCGATAAAGTTCTCGAAACCAATAAAGCGAGCGACAAATTCTGTCTTAGGATTTTGATAGATTTCTTCAGGAGTATCAAATTGTTCAATGACTCCTTTATTCATTACTGCGACTTTATCAGAGATAGAAAAGCACTCTTCTTGATCATGGGTTACGAAAATAGTTGTAATACCCAATTTTCTCTGAATTCGTTTGATTTCAATCCGCATCGTGATTCGTAATTTTGCATCCAGATTACTGAGGGGCTCATCCAATAACAATAAGTTTGGTTCAATAACTAAAGCTCGTGCTAAAGCAACACGTTGACGTTGACCACCTGATAATTGTTTCGGGTAGCGATCAGCGAATTCTTTTAAACCAGTAATCTCTAGCATATCATTAACTTTTTCTTTCATCGTTGCTTTATTTTCTTTGCGAAGTTTTAAGCCAAACTCTACATTCTCCCGAATATTTAAATGAGGGAAGAGAGCATAAGACTGAAAGACCATTCCAAAATTACGTTTATGGACAGGGACTTTTGTTAAATTTTTATTATCTACGATAAACGTACCATCATTTGGTTCAATTAACCCTGCTATCGTTCGAAGAGTAGTTGATTTCCCGCAACCAGACGGGCCTAAAAGAGAAACCAGTTCTCCTTTTTCAATGGATAGCTGTAAATCTTTTAAGACGTCAGTCTTTCCATCATAACTGACGCGAATATTATCTAAACTTACAAAAGCCATGAGATGGCGTCCTCCTTTTTAATAGGTACTGTCATTTGTTAGATTCTTTTTAGGAAATAGAAGCGAGACCTAACGTTTTTTCTATTGCGAACATCATGCCAATGGTTGCAAGCATCAGCATCACAGACAAAGCTGAAACAGTCGGATCGTAATTGTATTCGATATAACTCATTAAACTAGTAGGTAACGTAGTAATACCAGGACCCGTTAAGAATTGAGAAACGGGAATATTATTAAAGGAATTAATAAATGCCAACATGAAGGAGGCAAAAATTCCTGAAGAGATATTTGGTAGCACTACTTTAAAGAAGGCAATAATTCTTGTACTTCCTAGAGTCCAAGCAGCTTCTTCAATAGAAAAGTCTAATTGTTCTAAACTACCACCGACGACTCGGATGATGTACGGCAGACTGATGATAAAGTGACCTAACAATAGACCTTGAAAGACAGGTAATTGTAAACGAATCACAATGAACTGAAACAAAGAAAAGCCCACTACAACACCAGGAATAATGGTCGGAGATAGGAAGAAACTTTTCAAGCCTTTTCTACCAAAAAAATCATGACGAGAAAGTGCATAAGCAGCAGGTACTCCGACTATTAATGCCAATATAGTCGCAATCATAGATATTTTTAAACTCAACCAGAAGCTGCTTAAAAATCCTGCAACTTGAAAGACATTTGCATACCATTTGAAAGTGAAACCTTGAATTGGAAATTGGATACTTGGATTCTCACCAAAAGAAGTAATCACTACAATTAACAATGGTAAGAATAAGAAAAGAAAAACGAAGCATACAAAGAAAAGGAGGCCTTTTTGTTTACGCATGAATATCTCCTCCTCTACGGTCAATACGAGTGGCTAGCCAGTTGAATACGGTCATCACCAGAGATGTAGTGACAATCATAATTAAAGCGATAACTCCTGCATTATTCCAATTTCCTAATGTCATTGAATTTTGATAAAGGAATGTAGCCATCATCATATTTTGGTTTCCACCCAATAGCTGAGGGGTTGTATAAGCGGTTAACGTGCCGGTAAAAACTAAAATACTTCCGATAATAACGCCGGGAACACTAAGTGGGAAAATAACTTTCATAAAAGCACGTAAAGGGCTAGCGCCTAATGTTTCAGCGGCTCCCATAATTTCTGTATCAATGTTTTCAATGATTCCTACTAAGGTAGTGATCATTAATGGAAGAAACAAATAAAGGGAACCAATTGTAATAGCGAACTCGGTATATAACATCCGAATAGGTTCTGAAACCAGTCCAGTAGATAATAAAACACGGTTGATAACACCGTTTGTTCCTAAGATGTTGATCCAAGCAAAGCTACGAACAACTGAATTAGTGAGTAAAGGGAATAATACAAGACCCATCATTAAACTGCGATACTTGCGGTTACTTCTAGCAATAAAGTAGGCGGTAGGCAGCCCTAATAAAATACTAAAAAAGGTTACTAATAAAGAAAGACGAATGGTTCGCCATAAAATACCTACGTTATAAGAATCCATAAAAAAGTTACGATAGGAAGTCAGAGTAAATGCTCCATCGTAAAATGTTGACTAAATAATAGATAGTAGAGGTAACACCAGAAACACAATCAGTAAAATGAGTCCCGGAGCAACGATTACGTAAGGAATACTTTTTGATGACACGTATGAATCCTCCTTTTTATATAATGAATCAAATTTTAAAAGTTATTTCTCTTCTAGAGAATTATATAGAAAAACGACCTTTTTTACAAGGGGAAAACGAACGAAACAAAAACAATGTGGTTATAACGTTCGTTTTTCGGGAGTTTTTTTATGAAATATAAGGATGTTTTATATATTTATTGTGAAAGTAAGGAAGAATATAGTCTGAAAAAGCCTTGTCGAATGATTTCTATCATTCGACAAGGCTTTTGAGTTTAACTAATGCTATTTTTTATTTTCACTTGTATGATACAGACCGATGAACGCAAATAGTGTTGAAGCACCTAGAGAATATCCACCAATAACATCTGAAGCGAAATGAACTCCCAGATAGATGCGACTTAATCCAATTAATAATACGAGTAGGAAGATGCAACTGATCCAAAATCGTTTCATTTTTAAATCTTTATATAGATGAAGAACTAAAAAAAGGAAGCCACCAAAAATAATAACAGATCCCATAGAATGTCCACTAGGGAAAGTATAACCACCTTGAATTACTAAATGTTCAAATGTCGGCCTAGGCTTTTTAAAGGAATATTTTACCAGTTGATTTAATCCAGCCGCCCCAATAGCAGCTGTAAACCCGTACCAAATAGCTAGATTCTTTCTTTTTAAAATAAAAAAGAAAATCATACAGACAATAGCTAAGAACAGAATAGAAAAAGGAACTCCACCTAGAGTTGTAAAGAAACGTGCGAAAGGAGTGAAAAAATCATTACGAGCTCTGATTGCAGCGGTCCCGATTGTTTGATCCATAGTATTTAGCCATTCTAATTTAAAAATATTTGCTAAAGCCATTATTAGAAAAGGAATAAGAGAGAGAGCGCTCGCCTGGTAATCACGACGAATCTTATTTGTATGTAAATCGTTCATATTTATGTTGTCACTTCCTTTAGAATTACTATCCTAAGAATATAACGGATATTTTTGAATGAAGCAAAGAAAACCACCTCACATCCCTTAAGTAATCAATTTTTTAAAAAATAACTTGCTCCTTCCAGTATAGGGATACAAAGGAGTTTTCGTCACGCTGTAACGCATTACGTTATGAATTTTGTAACGACTACAACGCAATCTTTATGGAAACGTTTTATGATCGGTTAAGAAGATATTTTCATGTTTAAAAAATATGCTTTTTGTAATGGAACAGAGTGTTGAGTGTTTTTCTTGCTACTTCACAAACAATATGTAAAAATAGTCTATATTCATATTTATCTTATATAAAGGGGAGATTGCATTGGTTACATTATATGTTTCACCAAGCTGTATGTCTTGCCGAAAAGCCCGCGCGTGGTTGCAAGATAATGATATTGAATTTGAGGAACGTCAGCTTTTTTCGGAGCCACTATCAGATATAGAAATGAAAAATATGCTTCGATTAACAGAAGAGGGAACTTCTGATCTTATCTCAACTCGTTCCAAAGCTTTTCAAGAACTAGAAATTGATTTAGAAGAACTGTCCTTGCCTGATTTATTTGATTTAGTTCGAAACTCTCCAGGTTTGCTTCGTCGCCCACTAATCTTAGATGAAAAACGCTTAGTCATTGGTTATAATGAAGATGAGATTCGTTGTTTCTTACCGAGAGAAGTGCGTAGGATGGAACTGGCTAAACTGGAAGTTGCTATAGATGAAGAGTTTGAAACAGCGTAATAAAAAAAGAGAAACCTAGGTTTCTCTTTTTTTTACTGAAAATTTATTACTAAAAGTTTGAACGTATCTCTTAGAACCATCTCCCCCCCAATATTTTATAGGAAATCATTTTTTAAAGAGTTAAAGAGAATATAAAACGAAGGATAATACTATTTATGATATAATAACAATACACTGTACTCCATCCGTATATTTTCATCACCTATTTTCCATCTATACCCCTACTCTTATTACTCTTCTGTTTTAAAAATAAATCATTTTATAAATTTTGTTAAAAAAATAACCCATAGAAAAGGGGCACTATATCACAGTATCCTGAAGAAACTTTCTTTTTTATCAATGAGCGATTGCATTGGATCATATTTAAGAAATGAGGGAGGATTTTTTGTGGAATATTTTAAAAAAGGAATATCAGGACATCAACTAAAAATGTTTGCTATTGTATTAATGGTTTTTGATCACATACAACAGATGTTTTCTTATGCGGGTGCTCCTTTAATTTTCACAATGTTAGGGCGTTCTGTCCTTACTATTTTTTTGTTTACAAGTGTGGAAGGGTATTACTACACACGAGACAAGAAAAAATATGCGATTCGTCTTTTATTATTTTACTGGATGATGAATGTACTAAATGGGATCATCTCTCAACTCTTCCCATTAGAGCCAGTAACCCTACTCAATAATGTATTTGGCACGCTTTTAGTGGCAGTCATTGTCATGTTTTTGATAGATTGTTTCAAAAACAAAAAGGGACTGAAAGGTTTACTTTTATTAGCGATTCCATTGATTCCAACGGTACTAACGAATCTTCTCTTACAAATAAAACCAGATTCAGTATATAATTTTTATCTTTTATTTCCTTCTTATACAGTAAATGAAGGTGGAAAACTTATGATTGTGTTAGCTGGAGTGTTATATATTTTTAGGGAGAAAAGAGTTCTTCAATGTTTGGCGATTTTTTTAGGAGCGATTGCTTCGACAGGATTAGATAGTGATGGGTTGTTAACTACCAATATTCAATGGATGATGATCTTTTCGATCGTCCCCATTCTTTTATACAATGGTCAAAAAGGGAAAAGTTCAAAATACTTTTTTTATACGTTTTATCCTACTCATGTATACGCTCTATATATCCTCTCCTATTTTTATGCGATGTATTATTTCTAAGAGGATTTCGTACCTTCTATACAAAAGTGACTTCTGTTGGAAAAGGAAGCATGTATCCGTATACTAATAGAAAAGAGCAGAATGAAAGTAGGGATAGATACGATGTGTACAACTGTTGGATTTGCGTATCAAGAGGGGTTCGTTTTTGGTCGAACTTTGGAGTTAGGGATGAAATTAGATAATAATATTCTTTTTGTACCAAAAAATAAAAAAGATTATATTCAATCAAGAAATGGAACGTTTGCATCTAAATATGCTTGTATAGGGACAGGTTTCTTTAATATTCCTTCTTTTGGTGATGGTATAAATGAAAAAGGGCTAGTAGCTTCTAGTAATTTTTTACCTGGATATGCAACGTTTGCTAAAGAACCGGTAGAAGGAAAAATTAACTTAATTACTTCTGATGCATTTGATTACTTACTAACAAGGTGCAAAAATATCTCAGAAGTACGAGAAGAAGCTAAGAAGTTAGTCCTGTTAGAACATGGTGATACAGAAAAAGATGTATCAACTAGTAACCATTTTTTCTTTATGGATTCAGAGGGAAATAAAGTGGTCTTAGAGCCGAAAGATGGTATTTTAATGGCTTATGATAATCCATATGGCGTACTAACGAATGCACCTGAATTTCCTTGGCATGCAACAAACTTAAAAAATTACCTTCATTTAAAACCAGAAAATGTGGAAGAAACTATTTTTAATGAAGCTACCGTTTCTAAGTTAGGAGAGGGAAGTGGGATGGTAGGTCTTCCTGGAGATTTTACACCACCATCAAGATTTGTGCGTTCTGCTTACTTTGTTTCAAATACTCCGAAGGACTTAAAAAGAGGGGCAGCGATTCTTCAAGCGTTCCGAATTTTATCTCAAGCAAATATTCCTACTGGAGCCATTGTTGATCCTGTTGGAGGTCACTGTGATGAAACGTTATATACAAGTGTGATGGATACGAATAAACAGGCATACTATATAAAATGTCACGATAATATTAATCTTCAATCATTTTACTTGGATGATTATAAAAACAACAATGAAATAACGTTTATTCCTCTGGAAAAAGAAATGAATTTGTAAAAAGAATAAATAGACAAACAAAAAAAGCAGGAATTTCTGCTTTTTTTGTTTGTCTATTGGGAATAATAAAATCAACGGTTTTGATTGAACTTTTCCCAACCTAACTTAATGTAATCAAAGTTAATTACAAAAAGAAAGATAATGATGGCTATGGCTTTTATGAGGGTACTTGTTGGTACATAAAAGACATAGACCAAAAAGAAAATGGATGCGGCTTTGATTAGAAAATTTAAAAACGTATGCATATTGTTTCCCTCCA
The Jeotgalibaca sp. MA1X17-3 genome window above contains:
- a CDS encoding ABC transporter permease is translated as MRKQKGLLFFVCFVFLFLFLPLLIVVITSFGENPSIQFPIQGFTFKWYANVFQVAGFLSSFWLSLKISMIATILALIVGVPAAYALSRHDFFGRKGLKSFFLSPTIIPGVVVGFSLFQFIVIRLQLPVFQGLLLGHFIISLPYIIRVVGGSLEQLDFSIEEAAWTLGSTRIIAFFKVVLPNISSGIFASFMLAFINSFNNIPVSQFLTGPGITTLPTSLMSYIEYNYDPTVSALSVMLMLATIGMMFAIEKTLGLASIS
- a CDS encoding phosphatase PAP2 family protein, whose protein sequence is MNDLHTNKIRRDYQASALSLIPFLIMALANIFKLEWLNTMDQTIGTAAIRARNDFFTPFARFFTTLGGVPFSILFLAIVCMIFFFILKRKNLAIWYGFTAAIGAAGLNQLVKYSFKKPRPTFEHLVIQGGYTFPSGHSMGSVIIFGGFLFLVLHLYKDLKMKRFWISCIFLLVLLIGLSRIYLGVHFASDVIGGYSLGASTLFAFIGLYHTSENKK
- the spx gene encoding transcriptional regulator Spx encodes the protein MVTLYVSPSCMSCRKARAWLQDNDIEFEERQLFSEPLSDIEMKNMLRLTEEGTSDLISTRSKAFQELEIDLEELSLPDLFDLVRNSPGLLRRPLILDEKRLVIGYNEDEIRCFLPREVRRMELAKLEVAIDEEFETA
- a CDS encoding TraX family protein, with protein sequence MEYFKKGISGHQLKMFAIVLMVFDHIQQMFSYAGAPLIFTMLGRSVLTIFLFTSVEGYYYTRDKKKYAIRLLLFYWMMNVLNGIISQLFPLEPVTLLNNVFGTLLVAVIVMFLIDCFKNKKGLKGLLLLAIPLIPTVLTNLLLQIKPDSVYNFYLLFPSYTVNEGGKLMIVLAGVLYIFREKRVLQCLAIFLGAIASTGLDSDGLLTTNIQWMMIFSIVPILLYNGQKGKSSKYFFYTFYPTHVYALYILSYFYAMYYF
- a CDS encoding linear amide C-N hydrolase, producing the protein MKVGIDTMCTTVGFAYQEGFVFGRTLELGMKLDNNILFVPKNKKDYIQSRNGTFASKYACIGTGFFNIPSFGDGINEKGLVASSNFLPGYATFAKEPVEGKINLITSDAFDYLLTRCKNISEVREEAKKLVLLEHGDTEKDVSTSNHFFFMDSEGNKVVLEPKDGILMAYDNPYGVLTNAPEFPWHATNLKNYLHLKPENVEETIFNEATVSKLGEGSGMVGLPGDFTPPSRFVRSAYFVSNTPKDLKRGAAILQAFRILSQANIPTGAIVDPVGGHCDETLYTSVMDTNKQAYYIKCHDNINLQSFYLDDYKNNNEITFIPLEKEMNL